From Triticum urartu cultivar G1812 chromosome 2, Tu2.1, whole genome shotgun sequence, a single genomic window includes:
- the LOC125536477 gene encoding chitin-inducible gibberellin-responsive protein 2-like, which translates to MADTPTSRMIHPFSNMQRQNPKQFQFQYSDNPQHPCRPYQPSPDTHVVPQHLYSLKSHSSDASYENQVAQMKHTLDSSAAAGCMRHDSPSSHSFTPPSIRSGSGSPSSHDDSRSDSTNGSPVSASCVTVTTEDPNDLKQKLKDLEAEMLGPDAEIVNSLESSVAKQLSLEPEKWAQMMDFPRGDLKELLLACARAVEEKNMYAVDVMVPELRKMVSVSGTPLERLGAYMVEGLVARLASSGHSIYKALRCKEPKSSDLLSYMHFLYEACPYFKFGYMSANGAIAEAVKGEDRIHIIDFHIAQGAQWISLLQALAARPGGPPTVRITGIDDTVSAYARGGGLDLVGRRLSHIAGLCKVPFEFHSVAMAGEEVEEAHLGVVPGEALAVNFTLELHHIPDETVSTANHRDRILRLVKGLRPRVLTLVEQESNTNTAPFPQRFAETLDYYAAIFESIDLTLPRDDRERVNMEQHCLAREVVNLIACEGAERVERHEVFGKWKARLTMAGFRPSPLSALVNATISTLLQSYSENYKLAERDGALYLGWKSKPLVVSSAWH; encoded by the coding sequence ATGGCCGATACTCCAACCTCCCGGATGATCCACCCCTTCAGCAACATGCAGAGGCAGAACCCGAAGCAGTTCCAGTTCCAGTACTCGGACAACCCACAGCATCCCTGCCGCCCTTATCAGCCATCTCCAGACACCCATGTCGTGCCACAGCACCTCTACAGCCTCAAGTCCCACTCATCAGACGCTAGCTATGAGAACCAGGTCGCTCAGATGAAGCACACTCTGGACTCCTCGGCGGCAGCCGGCTGCATGAGGCACGACTCGCCATCCAGCCATAGCTTCACTCCTCCGTCCATCAGGAGCGGCAGCGGCAGCCCGTCGTCCCACGACGACAGCCGCTCCGACTCCACCAACGGGTCTCCGGTGAGTGCTTCATGCGTCACTGTGACGACCGAGGATCCCAACGATCTGAAGCAGAAGCTCAAGGACCTTGAGGCTGAAATGCTCGGGCCGGACGCCGAGATAGTGAACAGCCTCGAGAGCTCCGTCGCGAAGCAGCTGTCGCTGGAGCCGGAGAAGTGGGCGCAGATGATGGACTTCCCCAGGGGCGACCTGAAGGAGCTGCTGCTCGCCTGCGCCAGAGCTGTGGAGGAGAAGAACATGTACGCGGTGGATGTGATGGTgccggagctgaggaagatgGTCTCGGTCTCCGGCACGCCGCTGGAGAGGCTGGGAGCCTACATGGTGGAAGGGCTGGTGGCCAGGCTCGCCTCCTCCGGCCACTCCATCTACAAGGCCCTGAGGTGCAAGGAGCCCAAGAGCTCCGACCTGCTCTCCTACATGCATTTCCTCTACGAGGCCTGCCCCTACTTCAAGTTCGGCTACATGTCGGCCAACGGCGCCATCGCGGAGGCCGTCAAGGGGGAGGACCGGATCCACATTATCGACTTCCACATCGCCCAGGGAGCGCAGTGGATCTCCCTCCTCCAGGCCCTCGCGGCCAGGCCCGGCGGGCCGCCGACGGTGAGGATCACCGGCATCGACGACACGGTGTCGGCCTACGCGCGGGGCGGCGGGCTGGACCTTGTCGGGAGGAGGCTGTCGCACATCGCCGGGCTCTGCAAGGTCCCCTTCGAGTTCCACTCGGTGGCCATGGCCGgcgaggaggtggaggaggcgcACCTCGGGGTCGTCCCCGGGGAGGCGCTGGCGGTGAACTTCACGCTGGAGCTGCACCACATCCCGGACGAGACGGTGAGCACGGCGAACCACCGGGACCGGATCCTGCGGCTGGTGAAGGGGCTGCGGCCCAGGGTGCTGACGCTGGTGGAGCAGGAGTCCAACACCAACACGGCGCCGTTCCCGCAGCGGTTCGCGGAGACGCTCGACTACTACGCGGCCATCTTCGAGTCCATCGACCTGACGCTGCCGAGGGACGACAGGGAGCGGGTGAACATGGAGCAGCACTGCCTGGCGCGGGAGGTGGTGAACCTGATCGCGTGCGAGGGCGCGGAGCGGGTGGAGCGGCACGAGGTGTTCGGCAAGTGGAAGGCGCGCCTCACCATGGCCGGCTTCAGGCCGTCGCCGCTCAGCGCGCTGGTGAACGCCACCATCAGCACGCTGCTGCAGAGCTACTCGGAGAACTACAAGCTCGCCGAGCGGGACGGCGCGCTCTACCTCGGCTGGAAGAGCAAGCCCCTCGTCGTCTCCTCCGCATGGCACTAG